One genomic segment of Sminthopsis crassicaudata isolate SCR6 chromosome 2, ASM4859323v1, whole genome shotgun sequence includes these proteins:
- the ZDHHC6 gene encoding palmitoyltransferase ZDHHC6 isoform X3 — protein MTHGNVHTKKELYKEKAQDSMYLQFCKVCQAYKAPRSHHCRKCNRCVMKMDHHCPWINNCCGYQNHASFTLFLLLAPLGCIHAAFIFVMTMYTQLYNRISFGWNTVKIDMSAVKRDPLPIIPFGLSAFAASLFALGLAVGTTIAVGMLFFIQMKVILRNKTSIESWIEEKAKDRIQYYQTAESFVFPYDMGSRWQNFKQVFTWSGIPEGDGLEWPIREGCHPYSLTIEQLKQKADKRVRSVRYKVIDDYSGACCPFNKGIKTFFTTPCTEEPRISLKKGELILVTRGLRHWMYGDKILEHLTTEGIEMMDPEYEDGSLGNVWKSVIMMLKVIHYLREKRKIDSYCFRK, from the exons ATGACACATGGAAATGTACATACAAAAAAGGAACTTTACAag GAGAAAGCTCAGGACAGCATGTATCTCCAGTTTTGTAAGGTGTGCCAGGCATATAAAGCACCTCGTTCCCATCACTGCCGAAAGTGTAACAG atGTGTTATGAAGATGGATCATCATTGCCCTTGGATCAACAATTGTTGTGGTTACCAAAATCATGCATCATTTACATTGTTTCTCCTCTTAGCACCCTTGGGTTGTATTCATGCTGCTTTCATCTTTGTTATGACCATGTATACACAGCTTTATAATAGG ATTTCCTTTGGTTGGAATACAGTAAAGATTGATATGAGTGCAGTTAAGAGAGATCCCCTTCCTATTATACCCTTTGGATTATCTGCATTTGCTGCCTCATTATTTGCGTTGGGATTGGCTGTAGGAACAACTATAGCAGTTGGTATGTTGTTTTTTATCCAG atgaaagtaATTCTTAGAAATAAAACTTCTATTGAATCATGGATTGAAGAGAAG GCCAAAGATAGAATTCAATATTACCAGACAGCTGAAAGCTTTGTTTTTCCCTATGATATGGGAAGTAGATGGCAGAACTTTAAACAAGTGTTTACATGGTCTGGAATTCCTGAAGGAGATGGTTTAGAATGGCCAATAAGAGAAGGATGTCATCCATACAGCCTGACA aTTGAACAACTAAAACAGAAAGCAGACAAGAGAGTCAGAAGT GTCCGCTATAAAGTAATAGATGATTACAGTGGCGCTTGCTGCCCTTTCAATAAAGGTATCAAAACTTTCTTCACAACTCCATGTACTGAAGAACCTCGGATTAGCCTAAAGAAAGGGGAACTGATTTTAGTTACCAGAGGTTTAAG acATTGGATGTACGGAGACAAAATTCTTGAACATTTGACCACAGAAGGTATAGAAATG atggATCCAGAATACGAGGATGGTTCCCTAGGAAATGTGTGGAAAAGTGTCATTATGATGCTGAAAGTGATCCATTAtctgagggagaaaagaaaaatagatagctATTGCTTCAGGAAATGA
- the ZDHHC6 gene encoding palmitoyltransferase ZDHHC6 isoform X1 → MGVYCSVIRFENLHELKRLCHWGPIIALGVIAICSTMAMIDSVLWYWPLHTTGGSVNFIMLINWTVMILYNYFNAMFVGPGYVPLKWKPEKAQDSMYLQFCKVCQAYKAPRSHHCRKCNRCVMKMDHHCPWINNCCGYQNHASFTLFLLLAPLGCIHAAFIFVMTMYTQLYNRISFGWNTVKIDMSAVKRDPLPIIPFGLSAFAASLFALGLAVGTTIAVGMLFFIQMKVILRNKTSIESWIEEKAKDRIQYYQTAESFVFPYDMGSRWQNFKQVFTWSGIPEGDGLEWPIREGCHPYSLTIEQLKQKADKRVRSVRYKVIDDYSGACCPFNKGIKTFFTTPCTEEPRISLKKGELILVTRGLRHWMYGDKILEHLTTEGIEMMDPEYEDGSLGNVWKSVIMMLKVIHYLREKRKIDSYCFRK, encoded by the exons ATGGGTGTATACTGCTCTGTTATTAGATTTGAAAATCTACATGAGTTAAAAAGACTGTGCCACTGGGGCCCCATTATAGCTCTTGGTGTTATAGCAATATGTTCCACAATGGCCATGATTGACTCCGTTTTGTGGTATTGGCCTTTACATACAACAGGAGGAAGTGTGAATTTCATCATGTTGATAAATTGGACTGTCATGATTCTTTACAATTACTTCAATGCTATGTTTGTGGGCCCTGGCTATGTGCCTCTGAAATGGAAAccg GAGAAAGCTCAGGACAGCATGTATCTCCAGTTTTGTAAGGTGTGCCAGGCATATAAAGCACCTCGTTCCCATCACTGCCGAAAGTGTAACAG atGTGTTATGAAGATGGATCATCATTGCCCTTGGATCAACAATTGTTGTGGTTACCAAAATCATGCATCATTTACATTGTTTCTCCTCTTAGCACCCTTGGGTTGTATTCATGCTGCTTTCATCTTTGTTATGACCATGTATACACAGCTTTATAATAGG ATTTCCTTTGGTTGGAATACAGTAAAGATTGATATGAGTGCAGTTAAGAGAGATCCCCTTCCTATTATACCCTTTGGATTATCTGCATTTGCTGCCTCATTATTTGCGTTGGGATTGGCTGTAGGAACAACTATAGCAGTTGGTATGTTGTTTTTTATCCAG atgaaagtaATTCTTAGAAATAAAACTTCTATTGAATCATGGATTGAAGAGAAG GCCAAAGATAGAATTCAATATTACCAGACAGCTGAAAGCTTTGTTTTTCCCTATGATATGGGAAGTAGATGGCAGAACTTTAAACAAGTGTTTACATGGTCTGGAATTCCTGAAGGAGATGGTTTAGAATGGCCAATAAGAGAAGGATGTCATCCATACAGCCTGACA aTTGAACAACTAAAACAGAAAGCAGACAAGAGAGTCAGAAGT GTCCGCTATAAAGTAATAGATGATTACAGTGGCGCTTGCTGCCCTTTCAATAAAGGTATCAAAACTTTCTTCACAACTCCATGTACTGAAGAACCTCGGATTAGCCTAAAGAAAGGGGAACTGATTTTAGTTACCAGAGGTTTAAG acATTGGATGTACGGAGACAAAATTCTTGAACATTTGACCACAGAAGGTATAGAAATG atggATCCAGAATACGAGGATGGTTCCCTAGGAAATGTGTGGAAAAGTGTCATTATGATGCTGAAAGTGATCCATTAtctgagggagaaaagaaaaatagatagctATTGCTTCAGGAAATGA
- the ZDHHC6 gene encoding palmitoyltransferase ZDHHC6 isoform X4 yields MTHGNEKAQDSMYLQFCKVCQAYKAPRSHHCRKCNRCVMKMDHHCPWINNCCGYQNHASFTLFLLLAPLGCIHAAFIFVMTMYTQLYNRISFGWNTVKIDMSAVKRDPLPIIPFGLSAFAASLFALGLAVGTTIAVGMLFFIQMKVILRNKTSIESWIEEKAKDRIQYYQTAESFVFPYDMGSRWQNFKQVFTWSGIPEGDGLEWPIREGCHPYSLTIEQLKQKADKRVRSVRYKVIDDYSGACCPFNKGIKTFFTTPCTEEPRISLKKGELILVTRGLRHWMYGDKILEHLTTEGIEMMDPEYEDGSLGNVWKSVIMMLKVIHYLREKRKIDSYCFRK; encoded by the exons ATGACACATGGAAAT GAGAAAGCTCAGGACAGCATGTATCTCCAGTTTTGTAAGGTGTGCCAGGCATATAAAGCACCTCGTTCCCATCACTGCCGAAAGTGTAACAG atGTGTTATGAAGATGGATCATCATTGCCCTTGGATCAACAATTGTTGTGGTTACCAAAATCATGCATCATTTACATTGTTTCTCCTCTTAGCACCCTTGGGTTGTATTCATGCTGCTTTCATCTTTGTTATGACCATGTATACACAGCTTTATAATAGG ATTTCCTTTGGTTGGAATACAGTAAAGATTGATATGAGTGCAGTTAAGAGAGATCCCCTTCCTATTATACCCTTTGGATTATCTGCATTTGCTGCCTCATTATTTGCGTTGGGATTGGCTGTAGGAACAACTATAGCAGTTGGTATGTTGTTTTTTATCCAG atgaaagtaATTCTTAGAAATAAAACTTCTATTGAATCATGGATTGAAGAGAAG GCCAAAGATAGAATTCAATATTACCAGACAGCTGAAAGCTTTGTTTTTCCCTATGATATGGGAAGTAGATGGCAGAACTTTAAACAAGTGTTTACATGGTCTGGAATTCCTGAAGGAGATGGTTTAGAATGGCCAATAAGAGAAGGATGTCATCCATACAGCCTGACA aTTGAACAACTAAAACAGAAAGCAGACAAGAGAGTCAGAAGT GTCCGCTATAAAGTAATAGATGATTACAGTGGCGCTTGCTGCCCTTTCAATAAAGGTATCAAAACTTTCTTCACAACTCCATGTACTGAAGAACCTCGGATTAGCCTAAAGAAAGGGGAACTGATTTTAGTTACCAGAGGTTTAAG acATTGGATGTACGGAGACAAAATTCTTGAACATTTGACCACAGAAGGTATAGAAATG atggATCCAGAATACGAGGATGGTTCCCTAGGAAATGTGTGGAAAAGTGTCATTATGATGCTGAAAGTGATCCATTAtctgagggagaaaagaaaaatagatagctATTGCTTCAGGAAATGA
- the ZDHHC6 gene encoding palmitoyltransferase ZDHHC6 isoform X2, translating to MGVYCSVIRFENLHELKRLCHWGPIIALGVIAICSTMAMIDSVLWYWPLHTTGGSVNFIMLINWTVMILYNYFNAMFVGPGYVPLKWKPEKAQDSMYLQFCKVCQAYKAPRSHHCRKCNRCVMKMDHHCPWINNCCGYQNHASFTLFLLLAPLGCIHAAFIFVMTMYTQLYNRISFGWNTVKIDMSAVKRDPLPIIPFGLSAFAASLFALGLAVGTTIAVGMLFFIQMKVILRNKTSIESWIEEKAKDRIQYYQTAESFVFPYDMGSRWQNFKQVFTWSGIPEGDGLEWPIREGCHPYSLTIEQLKQKADKRVRSVRYKVIDDYSGACCPFNKGIKTFFTTPCTEEPRISLKKGELILVTRGLRHWMYGDKILEHLTTEDGSRIRGWFPRKCVEKCHYDAESDPLSEGEKKNR from the exons ATGGGTGTATACTGCTCTGTTATTAGATTTGAAAATCTACATGAGTTAAAAAGACTGTGCCACTGGGGCCCCATTATAGCTCTTGGTGTTATAGCAATATGTTCCACAATGGCCATGATTGACTCCGTTTTGTGGTATTGGCCTTTACATACAACAGGAGGAAGTGTGAATTTCATCATGTTGATAAATTGGACTGTCATGATTCTTTACAATTACTTCAATGCTATGTTTGTGGGCCCTGGCTATGTGCCTCTGAAATGGAAAccg GAGAAAGCTCAGGACAGCATGTATCTCCAGTTTTGTAAGGTGTGCCAGGCATATAAAGCACCTCGTTCCCATCACTGCCGAAAGTGTAACAG atGTGTTATGAAGATGGATCATCATTGCCCTTGGATCAACAATTGTTGTGGTTACCAAAATCATGCATCATTTACATTGTTTCTCCTCTTAGCACCCTTGGGTTGTATTCATGCTGCTTTCATCTTTGTTATGACCATGTATACACAGCTTTATAATAGG ATTTCCTTTGGTTGGAATACAGTAAAGATTGATATGAGTGCAGTTAAGAGAGATCCCCTTCCTATTATACCCTTTGGATTATCTGCATTTGCTGCCTCATTATTTGCGTTGGGATTGGCTGTAGGAACAACTATAGCAGTTGGTATGTTGTTTTTTATCCAG atgaaagtaATTCTTAGAAATAAAACTTCTATTGAATCATGGATTGAAGAGAAG GCCAAAGATAGAATTCAATATTACCAGACAGCTGAAAGCTTTGTTTTTCCCTATGATATGGGAAGTAGATGGCAGAACTTTAAACAAGTGTTTACATGGTCTGGAATTCCTGAAGGAGATGGTTTAGAATGGCCAATAAGAGAAGGATGTCATCCATACAGCCTGACA aTTGAACAACTAAAACAGAAAGCAGACAAGAGAGTCAGAAGT GTCCGCTATAAAGTAATAGATGATTACAGTGGCGCTTGCTGCCCTTTCAATAAAGGTATCAAAACTTTCTTCACAACTCCATGTACTGAAGAACCTCGGATTAGCCTAAAGAAAGGGGAACTGATTTTAGTTACCAGAGGTTTAAG acATTGGATGTACGGAGACAAAATTCTTGAACATTTGACCACAGAAG atggATCCAGAATACGAGGATGGTTCCCTAGGAAATGTGTGGAAAAGTGTCATTATGATGCTGAAAGTGATCCATTAtctgagggagaaaagaaaaatagatag
- the ZDHHC6 gene encoding palmitoyltransferase ZDHHC6 isoform X5, which yields MTHGNVHTKKELYKEKAQDSMYLQFCKVCQAYKAPRSHHCRKCNRCVMKMDHHCPWINNCCGYQNHASFTLFLLLAPLGCIHAAFIFVMTMYTQLYNRISFGWNTVKIDMSAVKRDPLPIIPFGLSAFAASLFALGLAVGTTIAVGMLFFIQMKVILRNKTSIESWIEEKAKDRIQYYQTAESFVFPYDMGSRWQNFKQVFTWSGIPEGDGLEWPIREGCHPYSLTIEQLKQKADKRVRSVRYKVIDDYSGACCPFNKGIKTFFTTPCTEEPRISLKKGELILVTRGLRHWMYGDKILEHLTTEDGSRIRGWFPRKCVEKCHYDAESDPLSEGEKKNR from the exons ATGACACATGGAAATGTACATACAAAAAAGGAACTTTACAag GAGAAAGCTCAGGACAGCATGTATCTCCAGTTTTGTAAGGTGTGCCAGGCATATAAAGCACCTCGTTCCCATCACTGCCGAAAGTGTAACAG atGTGTTATGAAGATGGATCATCATTGCCCTTGGATCAACAATTGTTGTGGTTACCAAAATCATGCATCATTTACATTGTTTCTCCTCTTAGCACCCTTGGGTTGTATTCATGCTGCTTTCATCTTTGTTATGACCATGTATACACAGCTTTATAATAGG ATTTCCTTTGGTTGGAATACAGTAAAGATTGATATGAGTGCAGTTAAGAGAGATCCCCTTCCTATTATACCCTTTGGATTATCTGCATTTGCTGCCTCATTATTTGCGTTGGGATTGGCTGTAGGAACAACTATAGCAGTTGGTATGTTGTTTTTTATCCAG atgaaagtaATTCTTAGAAATAAAACTTCTATTGAATCATGGATTGAAGAGAAG GCCAAAGATAGAATTCAATATTACCAGACAGCTGAAAGCTTTGTTTTTCCCTATGATATGGGAAGTAGATGGCAGAACTTTAAACAAGTGTTTACATGGTCTGGAATTCCTGAAGGAGATGGTTTAGAATGGCCAATAAGAGAAGGATGTCATCCATACAGCCTGACA aTTGAACAACTAAAACAGAAAGCAGACAAGAGAGTCAGAAGT GTCCGCTATAAAGTAATAGATGATTACAGTGGCGCTTGCTGCCCTTTCAATAAAGGTATCAAAACTTTCTTCACAACTCCATGTACTGAAGAACCTCGGATTAGCCTAAAGAAAGGGGAACTGATTTTAGTTACCAGAGGTTTAAG acATTGGATGTACGGAGACAAAATTCTTGAACATTTGACCACAGAAG atggATCCAGAATACGAGGATGGTTCCCTAGGAAATGTGTGGAAAAGTGTCATTATGATGCTGAAAGTGATCCATTAtctgagggagaaaagaaaaatagatag